The genomic window TCGCCGGCCTGAAGCGCCGGCTCGAGGGACAGGGGTTTCCCTGTCACGTCAACCCTCTCCCCAGGGACGCCTTCGACGGCTTCGAGATCCATGTTCCCGGCAGGGGGATGCAGGTGGATCTCTCGGTATGAGACAGGAGAAGGATCAGGACAGGAGGCGGAGCGCGTCCGCCGCCGTCGCCATGAAGTACACTCCCGAGCTCCCGGCTCCTTTCGTGATCGCGAAGGGAAGAGGGAAGACCGCCGATCTCATACTGGATCTTGCCCGGGAGCATCGCATCCCGGTGGTGGAGCATCGTATCGCGCGCGAAGGCTACGACCTCTTCCTCCCCGGCACATATGTTCCGGAGGATCTCTATGAAGTGGTAGCGACGATCTTCGCGTTTGTATATAGTATAGAAAAACGGAGTGTACGAAGAGATGAAAGTGATAGCGATCCATGACTTGAAACCGGGAATACGCTTCACCTCGGCGGTCTATCTCGACAAGGAGAAAAAGAGCCTCTTCCTTCCCGCCGACGTGCCCCTCAAGGGAAAGGACCTCCAGAAACTCATCAAATGGAACATAGAGGAGGTCTACTCCGAAGGGGAAGCCATCGATCCCGACAACACGAGGGATCTCATGCTCTTTCTCTCCTCGTTCCACACCCCGCATCAGAAGGAGCTCTACGAGCGGTTGAAGGGGGTCATAGGAGAGACAAAGGAGGTCTTCGACCGTATAGCGGAGATGTCATCGGTCCAGCGAGACCACATCGACCGTATCGTGGATGGTCTCGTTTCCATCGTGGAGCGGTTTGGACAGGAGGTGCTCCACTTCGTACTCTACAGCGGTGTCGATGTCTATGACCTGCCGGCGAACGGGGTGTGCATCGCCCTCCTCTCCCTCCTCCTCGCGGAGACGCTCCAGGTGCCTCGGCATCGGCGTCTCTCTCTCGGAACCGGCGCGCTTCTCCACGATGTGGGCATGTTGCGCATCCCCGAACACATCCTCCACAAGGACGCTCCCCTCACGGACACCGAACTCCATCTCATGAGGACGCATCCGGTGCACGCCTACCGCATCATCCACAACGAGTTGGGCTATCCTGAGGAAGTGGCCCTCGTGGCCCTCCAGCACCACGAGCGCTGGGACGGCCGTGGGTATCCGAAGAGTCTGGTAGGGGACGAGATCTCCCCCTTCGCGAGGATCGTTTCGGTCGCCGATGCCTTCCAGGCCATGGTGAGCGACAGACCCTATCGGAGCCCTCTCACCGGGTACACGGCCATGCGATCGATTCTCAGCGAGAACGGAAAGCGCTTCGACCCGGAGATCCTGAAGGCCTTCATCCGTACGGTAGGGATCTACCCCTTGGGGAGTCTGGTGGTCCTCAATAACGGAGCGGTGGGGGTAGTGGTGGAGACCAACCCCCGGGCACCTCTCAGACCGCGACTCCGCCTCCTCGTGTCGGCGGAGGGCCGCGAACTTGGAGGGAGGGACGAGGCATCGTGTGATCTCGAGAAGAACCGTTCCCTCTTCATCGTGAAGGCCGTGGAGCCCCAGGAGATCAAGTCACGGCTCGTGTCGCGATGAACCGACGGGCCCAAGGCGCGCGTGGGGAGGAACAGGCAGTCTCCTATCTCCTTGCCGAAGGCTACCGGATTCTGGAAAGAAATTTTACAGGATCGGCGGGAGAGGTCGATATTATAGCTGTAAGGGGACGAACGCTCGTCTTCGTCGAAGTGAAATCCTGGAAGGGGTTCGGGATGTCCGATCTTGAATACGCACTCTCCTCCAGGAAGAAGGAACGCATCGTGCGTACCGCTCGTGAGTTCCTCCTGCGTGGAGGATTCGATGAGGAGAGGTTCGACATCCGATTCGATGTAGTCTTCATAGGACGCTCGGGAGAGGTCCGTCATATACCAGCAGCGTTTGACGGGACAGAAGATGGTACGGATTGCTCGGGAGATTGATCCACGCAGGATAGAGGATCTCAAGAAGAAGATCCAGGATGAGCACTATCTGGAGGAGGCTATTGACCGAATCGCCACGATCATTACCATAGAGCTCATCCAGAGAGGAAAGGCGGTCCATGAGCAGGAAGAGACGGAGAAGAGGCAACCGCAGGCCTGACGGCAGTGGGAATCGTTCCCGGACATCACCCCCTCAGGAGAAGACGCCCCAGCGCGCGTTACCTGTCTTCACGTGCTCCCATTGCGGTGATGCCATCGCCGACGTGCTCCAGGCCATCGCCCACCCCGATACGGGAGACCCCATCCATTTCGAATGCGCCGTATCGCTCATAAAGGAGAGGGAACAGCTTCGGGAGGGGGAGGAAATCTGCTACCTCGGAGGAGGGAGCTTCGGGATCGTATTACGCAAGAGTCCACCGAGTCCCGTACGGTTCTTCGTGAGAAAGCGCATCGAGTTCGAACCTCAGGAGAGGAAGGACTGGCGCAAACAGCTCCACCTCTCACCCTGAGCCGTGATCCCCACCGTTGTCACTCTTCCCATCCGTAGAGGATACCCTCGAGGAGGGCGTACACCCTCTCGGTCGTGCCTCGAGGAAACGGTCCTTCGAGGGAGAGGATGAGGGGCGAGAGAAAGGATTCGTCCTGGAAGAGGAGAGGGGTCCTTCGGGCGTGTACCTCTGCACACCTCAGGACGAGGGAGAAGAGTGAGAGATCGGGTTCGACCACACCATAGTATTCGATCAGGTTCCCCAGTACCGAGATCCCTTGCGGAGTGAGTGGCGAATCCTCGTCTGCAATCAGGGGCAGGAGATAACGGGGGAGCACGGAGCGCCTTTCTCCTTCTTCGGAGAGTATACGAAGGATGACAGGAGTCCGCTCATGAGGGTCGATCCTGGAGAGCAGGTTCGTCACCTTCTGGAGAGTCAGGTGATCCCTTCTTCCCTCACCTCGCGTGAGGACCCCTTCGAGCAGGTAGAGGATCTCTTGCGTGTTCAAGTGGGGTGAGGTTTCCTCCATCTCCTTCTCGAGGCTGGAGAGGAGATGAGAGGTGAGTATGGGATCCCCAGAACGCATCTCCTGTTCGAAGAGCAGGAAATCCGGCTTCCTGCGGGTCTCGAGTATCCAGTCGGGCTCGGTCTGAGCCGTCAGCGTGGAGACGAACAGACACCAGAGCAGGAGACCTTCCCGTTTCATCCCTACTGTACACTCTACACCATTTTTCTCGGTTGTCAAACGGATGAGGGGTGGATATACTCGCCCTATGCCCAAAGTGATATATCCCGGTTCGTTTGATCCTCCCACGTACGGGCATCTCAATATCATCGAGCGAGCGGCCCGTATCTTCGAGTCCGTGGAAGTGGTGATCTCGGTGAATCCGCGGAAGAAGTCTACTTTCTCACCTGACGAACGGAAGGCCCTTCTCGACGACCTCGTGCGCGGCATGGGCAACGTGAGCATAGTGGTGTGGGATGGGCTGGTGGTGGACTATGCCAAGGCCACGGGTGCACAGGTGATCATACGAGGGGTCCGTGCCCTCGGTGATTTCGCACATGAGTTCGAACTCGCCATGCTCAACAAAGGGCTCGATCCCGAAGTCGAGACCATATTCATACCCACCGACCCACAATACTTCGTCCTTCGATCGTCCGCCATCAAGGAGATCGTCTCGTTTGGAGGGGATATCTCCTCCCTGGTTCCCTCCTCCGTGGAAAGAGCACTCCGCGAGAGATTGGGGGAGGAGGGGAGGCGATGACCTTCCACCTCCTGTTCGCCCTCCTCGGAGTGGTGGGAGGGGTGTGGGCCCTCTATTACGGGGGGAACGAATTCGTACGGGGCGCCTCGCTCCTCGCGACCCGTCTGAGGGTCTCGCCTCTCGCGGTGGGGCTCACCGTGGTGGCGATGGGCACCTCTGCTCCCGAGTTCTTCGTGAGTTTTCTCGCAGCCCTCCAGGGACATCCCAGTATCGCCGTGGGAAACGTGGTGGGGAGCAATGTGGCGAACGTCCTGCTCATCCTCGGGGTGGCTTCCCTCCTGGCTCCCGTCATGAAGGAGGCACAGCTCTTCACCTTCGATTTCCCGTGGCTCTTCTTTTCGTACTTGCTCGTCTTCATTGGGGTGATCGTGTATTACCCCTCGTCTTATGGCGCCTTTGCACGGTGGGCGGGTGGGCTCCTCCTCCTCTCCCTTGCGGCCTACCTCACCTTGCTCTACAGGAAGAGCAAGAAGGAGCAGCGACTCCAGGAGGAGCTTCTCAAGGCCGAAGGTCTCGTGGAAGACGGGCACGAGAGAACCGTCTCCCTTTCCCGCATCGTCGTCCGCCTCTTCCTCGGCCTTTCCTTCCTTCTCCTCGGTTCCGAAGCCCTCATCCGTGGAAGCACATGGCTCGCCCGGGAGGTGCTGCATGTCTCGGAACGTTTCATCTCCCTCACGGTGATCGCGATAGGCACGAGTCTTCCCGAGCTCGTCACCTCGATCGTGGCAAGTACGAAGGACGAGAACGAGATCTCGCTCGGGAACATCGTGGGGAGCAATATCTTCAATGTGATGGGCGTGCTCGGGGTGAGTGCCGTGCTGTCGCCCCTGCATGTCTCCATCCCGGAGTTCTGGTACGACTATGGAATGATGTGTCTCTCCTCGGCTCTCCTCGTGGTTCTCCTCAAGCGGAGGGGGCGTGTGGGGAGACCAGCGGGGGCAGGGTTTCTCCTGCTCTATACGGGATACATCGTCCTGCTCTATTTCACCCGGTTCCAGTAGTATTCGGCTCTCAGCCGATTTCTAACTCACTTTTAGTGAAGAGGATATGAGAAAATCACGAGAGGGTTGACTTTTTTTCATTCTTACGATAGTGTTGAAGCATTCGAGTACAGGAGATAGGAGCACAGATGGCGGTACCAAAGTATAAGACTTCCAAAGCCCGTTCGAGGCGGCGTCGGTCGATCAACATGAAGCTCTCGCCCGTGGGGCTGAGCGTGTGTCCCAACTGTGGGAGCAAGGTGCGGCCGCACAGGGTGTGTCCGAAGTGCGGACACTACAAGGATCAGCAGGTCCTAGAGCCAGAGGAGATGGCCTGATCAATCCTAAAGGAGAAGGGAGATCGCATCATGGACGAACTCTTTGAAAAGATGAAGAAACTTATCGCCGAAAAGCTCGAGATCGAGGAAGACAAGATCACCCTGGATTCCTCTTTCCGTCAGGATCTTGGGGCGGATAGCCTCGATACGTACGAGCTCGTATATGCCATCGAAGAGGAACTGGGGATCACCATCCCTGATGAAAAGGCCAATGAGTTTGAGACGGTGCGCGATGCGCTTGAATTCATAAAGGCAGAATTGGAGAAGAAATAAGCACCTGTGTGGTTTCTTAAGACATCTGGAAGAAATGAACGGGCTGATTCTCCCCTTTCTGACGACCGGAAGAAAGAGCTTCGACTCTTCGAAAAACAGGTAGGGATCAGGTTCAGAAGCCTCGAGCTTCTGAACCTGGCATTTTCCCATCGTTCCTATGCAAACGAGCGTGTTTCGATGGGGGACAACGAGCGCCTCGAATTCCTTGGCGACGCGGTGCTCGGACTGGCGGTCGCCGATTACCTGTACAGGACGTTTCCCGAGAAACAGGAAGGGGAACTCGCCCGCATAAAGTCGTTCGTGGTGAGCGAGGACACCCTCTACGAGATCGCCCGAAGGATAAAGGTGGACAACTTCATCCTCATCAGCAAGGGTGAAGAGTATGCCGGGGGGAGGACGAAGAAGGCCCTCCTCGCCGACGCGATGGAGGCAATCATAGGGGCGTATTTCCTCGATGCAGGGTTCGAGGCGGCGAGGGACTTCGTCCTCCGGCTGGTGGTGCCGGAGATCGAGAAAGTCGTCGAGAACCGCCACAAGAAAGACTACAAGACCCTCCTTCAGGAATACGTGCAGAAGAATTTCAAGACCTATCCTCGCTACAGGGTGGTGGAGAAACTCGGCCCTGAACACAACCGTACCTTCAGGATCGAGGTGCAGATCCGTGACAAGAAGTACGGTCCTGGAGAGGGGAAGAACAAAAAGGAAGCCGAGCAGAGTGCCGCCTCCATCGCCTACAGAGCCATCGTCGGTGACGAGGATTGAATCCGTTCAGACGTGTTGTTTCCCCCTCTGGGTATAGAAATTCCGTGCGAGCTCTGTGAGGCGCGCGCGGGTGTTCTGAGAGGGGTCTTCGAGTACCGCATCCAGGAGAAATCTGAGGGTTTTCCCCATCCAGGGACCGGGAGGGATACCGGCGTCTTCCTTGAGGATGTGTCCGTCCACCGCAAGGTCCTTTATGCTGAGGGGGGTGTTCTCGGCAAGGAGGCGCTCCGCCCTTGCTTTGAGTCCCGCAAGATCGTGGGAAGGAGCCGTCTCCCCCGTCATCCCTATCCGGTCCGCGATCCTGAGCTTGATGAGTCGTTCCAGATACTCCGGACCTGTACGGTGGAGGAAACGGCGTACTGCTGCGTCCGTCCAGTCGGGTGTGTAGTCGAACATGTGGTGTCTGATCAGGTGGCTCACATCCTGGATGACGGCGTTGGGGAACTTCAGCCTCTTCAGTATGTGTTGAGCAAGATGAGACGATACGTGTTCGTGACGATGGAAGTGGATGCCACCGAGATCGTCCTCACTGAGGGTCTCGGGCTTCCCGATGTCGTGAAGGAGCCCCGCCCACCTGAGTGGCGGATCGGAGGGGGGGAGGGCGTCACAGGTGTGAAGGAGATGATCGAGGACGTCGAACCTGTGGGGGGGGGATTGAGGAACACCTCTGCACTTCTTGAGCTCCGGGACTACGATGGAGAGTATCCCGGTCTCTTCCATCCGGAGGAATCCCTGGGAGGGCCGGACTGCTTCCATGATCTTGGAGAGTTCGTCCCGTATCCGCTCCCAGGAGATGCGTCTCAGGTACTCCGCATGCCTTCCTATGGCTGCATAGGTCTCCTGCTCTATCGAAAATGAGAGTTGGGTGGCGAAGCGTATGGCCCTGAGAATCCTCAGCGCATCCTCCTCGAACCTCTCCTCAGGGTTCCCGATGGCCTTTATGAGTCTCCTCTTGATATCGCTGTACCCATCGAATGGGTCGAAGAACTCCCCGGTGAGAGGATCGAGTGCCATGGCGTTGATGGTGAAATCCCTCCGTGAGAGATCCTCCTCGAGGGACGTGGTGAACCGCACTTCGTCGGGATGCCGGCCGTCTGAATAGGATGTTTCCACCCGGAAGGTGGTGATCTCGTAACAGTGATCCCTGAACACGATCGTGACGGTGCCGTGTTGGATCCCCGTGGGGATGACCCTCCTGAAGAGTTTCATCACCTCTCGAGGGGGGGCATCCGTGGCAAGATCGTAGTCATCGGGAGGGGTGCCCAAGGCCATGTTCCTGAGGGCGCCTCCGACGATATAGCAGGAGAATCCGTGTCTCCTCAGTGTCCTGCAAACAAGCAGGAGCGTTCCAGGGAAACGGGGAAGAGGAAACGGTGCTCTGCGCGCTTCCATGGAGCCAAGTATAAGGATGGGGGGAGTTCTGTCAATAAAAAGGCCCCGATCTCCGGGGCCTTTCGATAGAGGTGTGGCGGGGCTATCTGAGCAGCTCGAGTACCGACTGAGGTTTCTGGTTGGCCTGGGCGAGCATGGCGGTAGAGGTCTGAATCAGGATCTGCTTCTTCACGTATTCCACCATCTCTGCAGCCATATCCGCGTCCCTGATCCTCGACTCTGCGGCCTGGAGGTTCTCGGCGCCTATGGAGAGGCTCTTTCGGGCGTACTCCAGCCTGTTCTGATACGCGCCGAGATCGGCCCTCTGCTTGTTCACCTTGAGGAGGGCCTTGTCGATGAGACCGATGGCCCTGTTGGCATCCTCCGGGGTGCCGAGGGTGAAGAAACTGGCGGTATGGGGGAGTCCGTTGGTGCTCTGGATACCGAGGCCCTGCGCAGTCATGGTCCCGATATAGACTCGCTCGCGCTGATCCATGTTGGCTCCGATGTGGAACCACATGCTGGCGGTGACCACGTTCTCCCCGGTCTCCCGCGCGAACCTTCCGGTGAGGAGGTTCATGCCGTTGAACTGGGCGTGGGATGCGATCCTGTTGATCTCGTCCACCAGCTGGGAGACTTCGACCTGGATCTGCATCCTGTCCTCGTCCGAGTAGATGCCGTTGGCGGCCTGAACTGCCAGTTCCCTCAGCCGCTGGAGGATGTCCTGGATATCCTGGAGATATCCCTCGGCGGTCTGGATGAACGAGATACCGTCGGCGGCGTTTCTCTCGGCCTGCCTGAGTCCCCGGATCTGGGAACGCATCTTCTCGGAGACGGCAAGGCCTGATGCATCGTCAGAGGCCCTGTTGATACGGAGACCGGACGAGAGCTTTTCCATGCTCTTGTCCATGTCGATCCCGTTGAACTTGTTCTGACGATGAGCGAAGAGGGCACTGATGTTGTGATTGATAATCATGTGCTATCCTCCGTGATAGATTGTGGGAACCTCCCTGTTCCCCGGTCTCGACGAGACCTCTCTTCAATTGTCGGATGTCCCTGCAGGCGCTTTATCATTTTTCCCGTAGTTGACAGATGCCTCTGGTTTTTCGTTACATAGAACCCATGGACGTGGGGATCGTCTGTACGGGAGGGCTCGGACCGGAAAAGGAGCTCGTCGCATCTCTCCTGTCGCGGACGGAGGATCCGGATCGGATCTTCGTGGTGGCCGCCGACTCCGGTCTCCTCCTGTGCAGAGAGTATGGGCTGACCCCCCACCTCTTCGTGGGAGACCTCGATTCCCTCCCGGACAGAAGCGTGCTCCACGCCTTTCCTCGTACCGAGGTGAGGATATTCCCCAGGGACAAGGACTATACCGATACGGAACTCGCGATAGAGGCTCTCAGGGAGAGAGGGGTGCATCGCTGGTTTCTCCTTGGAGGGGGAGGGGGACGTGCCGATCAGTTCCTCGGCATTGTCTCCCTGTGCATGCGCGACTTTCATCCTGAGGTGTGGCTCACCCACCGCGAGGAGATCCGGGTGCTCCGGGAAGGATGCAGGTACAGGATCGACGTGCAGAGGGGTGACGTCATTTCCCTCTTTCCTCTCTCCTGCGGGAGGTGCCGTGCCGTCACGAGAGGATTGCGGTGGCCGCTGGACTCCCTCGAGTGGCGGCCGGGGGATATGGGTATCAGCAACGAGGCGGTGGATGATGTCGTGGAGGTCATAGTGATGGAGGGACGGTACCTCTGGGTGAGGAACCTCGCCCCCGTGTGAAGGAAGGCCGAAGGTCAGGAGGGTGGAGGAAAGAGTCCTTTTTCTCTCGCCGTCTCCTTGAGCCGATCGAGGGTCCTCCGCGGGTCTTCCACGAGTATACGGTTGCCTCCGAGCAGCTCTCCTATTCCGATTTCGTTCGGGAAGCGGGGGATGATGTGCTGGTGGAGGTGGGGGATCGACGCTCCTGCACACAGCCCCATGTTGAATCCCACATTGTAGCCCGAGGGATGATAGGTGTGGTCCAGGAGTGTCAGGCACGCCCTTGTGAGATCGATGAGACGGACCTGCTGTTCCCCCGTGAGGTCTCGTATGTCCTCCGTGTGGTGGCGAGGGAAGAGGAGGAGGTGTCCGGGATTGTAGGGGTAGAGATTGACCGACACCATGAACGTCTCGTCCTCCCAGAGAACGAGTTCAGGTACCGTACCGTCGTGTTGGGCTATGTGACAGAGGATGCATCCCTTGTCCGTCGTCCGTGATTGTACGTAACCGAGTTTGTTGAAGACGAAGAAGTAGGCCATGGCAACGCCACTATTCGAGGCCTTCCAGAATCCCCAAAGGGTCGGGATTCGAAGGGTCGAGTTTGAAGTACTCTATGAGGATGGGATACTCCTGAAGCACCTTTCCGTACCGTTCCATCCGTTCGAGGAGGATCTTCTCCCGTTCCTCTCTGAATGCCCGCTCCCTCACCGCAGCTCTTCGTGCCTCTGCCTGGGCCTTGAGAATCTCCTCGTAGAGCTGTCGGGCCTGACGGTAGATCTCGAGGTCCGGAAGGCGTTCGAGATCGACGGAAAGGGTGAGTAGTTCGAAGGCCGGCATCTCTTCCCGGAAACGTTCCGAGAGCTTCGGTCCGAAAGCGTCCATGTCGAGCGATGTATCCGAGATCACCCGGGAGAATGTCTCTTCCGTGAGGTCCCGGATTCGAACCTCTTGGTTCTCATACCAGTCCTCCAGATCATCCGGGAGGATCCCCTCTCGGGCGAGGGAGGGCAGGTACGAGGGGCGGAGGCGATAGGAGAGGTGGACGACCAGCCGGTAGGAGAACTCGGCTGACGTAGGAAGGATTTCCGAGAAGAGATCGGCCGAGGGGAGCCCTCCTTCGACCACGATGTCCGTGGCCCGCGTGGTCACGGGGTATGCGTGGAGCGTGAGATTGGTGGGGATGAGTCGTTCCCACCGCCACACGAATTCACCAGGGGCGACTACCCGTGAGGCCCATCCGGATGTCTTGGTGAAGATCACGCCGTATTCATGTTCGTCCAGTGAGAATTGGATCCATCCCGCATAGAAAATCGCCCCTCCGATCAGTAAGAGAATGACGAGCACGATGATGAACTTCTTCATCGCGGCACCCCCTTCGTGGCGGTTATCGGAGAGAGGAGTTCCCTGAGATCCGTGATCACGCAATCCGGAACCACTCCCCGGCACGACGGATCCTCCTCCCGCGTTCTCAGTGATCGGGAATCCCCGGCGAAGAGCGCAGTCCGGAACCCGACCTCGGCGGCAGGGGCGATGTCGTTCCTCATATCGTTCCCGACATAGAGCACCTGATCGGGATCGACACCTTCGGTTTCGAGCAGACTCCTCGCTTTCTCGAAGAGCGAGCGAGAAGGTTTCGCCTCACCACAGAGGAACGAGTAGATGCAGAGGTCGCTCCTGAATCCCAGAGAGGGGGGAAAGTGATTCCAGAAGTGCCTGAAGAGGAGGGGCGTGTAGAACTGTGCGTTGGAGATGATACCCAAGGTGAAGCCTGCTTCCCGGAGGAAAGACAGGAGCTCCTCCGCCCCGGGCATGGGGAAGACCGGATTCGAGATGAGCTCGTACCGGATGGCCAGGAGGGGGAGATCCTCTTCGGAGGGGCTTTCGCCCTCGAATCGTCCTTCTTCGATCAAAGTTTCGATGAACTCTTTCCAGATCTCCAGGATATCCACCTCGGGAAAGAGGATGCCTTCCCTCCTGCGTGCCTCGTGATGTTTCTCGATGAGCGAGAAGAAGATCGAGGTATACGAGGCATCTTCCTCCATGAGAGGGAACCCGGCTTCCCTCATGGCCCGCCGCATGGCATGCTCGGGGTTCTGTTTCTGCACCACCCCGATATCGCCGCTTCCCGAGATGAAGAGGGTGCCGTATACGTCGAACAGCAGCGCCTTTATCGGGAGGGACTCGGGGAGAATCGGATCCCTGTCCGTCGGATGTGGCTCGAGCGGGGTCAGATACCTGTGGAAGACCGGTTCCGCCCGTCGGTACAATCCTTCGGAGTAGAGACTACCCTCCACACGATCCATGTGATAGTGATACTATAGAGGCGCCGATAATGCAAGAGATATGAAGATACGCCGACTGTTCGAACAGAGTCTCCTGCTGGTTCTCCTCCTCGATCTCGTGCTTCTATTCTATACGGGGATCTTTTTCCTCTCCGGCGGAATCCAGGGGCTCGCGGAGGAGACACAGGAGTTACTTCTCGCACTCATGCAGGTGCTTTTCGGCGGGGTGGTTGCGGCGAGTCTTCTCCTGCTCGTCTTCTCTTTTCATCCCAGGGCCCACCACTCGATCGGCCTGCGTGTGTGGGCCTTCCTTGGCTTCACTCTGGGGCTCGTGATGCTGGGAGGGCTCTTCTTCCTCGATCTCCTTTTCAGAGGAGTATGAGGAAGATGCGGCATCTCTCGTATGGCCCGCTCAAGACCCCGGTGGAGGTCACCTGTATACGTAGGTCCTGCCGTTTCATCGAGGTCCTTTTCAGGCATATCAAGCCGATGGTGCGTCCCGGTGTGAACATGAAAGAGCTCTTGCATATCTGCGAGTTGGCCATGGCGAGGAAGAAGGTGCGTCCGTCGTTGGAACTCGATGCGGGATTCCCCTATCCCGTCTCATTTTGCCTCAATGATGTGGCGGCCCACGGCGTGCCTGCAGATTATGTACTCCGTGATAACGATCTGCTCACGATCGACATCACGGTGGCCCTGGAGGGGTGGCATGGTGACGGGGCCTGGACATACATATCGGGGAAGGTGGACGAGGAGGGGAGGGCCCTCGTCCGTGCCGCCTGGAGGTGTACCATGGCGGGGATCCGTGCTGCGGTGGCCGGCGGCTTCGTCCGTGACATAGGGGCGGCGATAGAGGAGGAGGCGTCCAGGGTGGGGTGTTCGGTGATCCCCGATTTCGCGGGCCACGGTATAGGAAGGGCCTACCACGAAGAGCCTCTCATCTATCATCACGGTATCCCCGGTACCGGCCTCAAAATCGTGCCTGGGATGGTCTTCACCATAGAGCCCATTGTAACCTTTGGACGCCCGGAGGTGTTTAAAGACGGAACAGGCGGTTTTCGCATGCGGGATGGATCCAAAACGGCGCAGTTCGAACACACCGTGGCGGTCTTTCCTCATCATACCGAGATCCTCACCCTGGGGAGGCGCCAGTATGGGGATGATCTCCTGAAGGAGGATCTCTTCCTCTAGGCTGTCCATGGGGTGATACTTTCCCATTCTTCGATTCCGTAGTAGGGTAGTACGTATGGAGACGGAGTTCTACAGAAACGGCCTGAGATTCTCCTGTGTTCGTTGTTCGAGATGCTGTCGACATGAGCCTGGATATGTCTTCCTCTCGATGGATGATCTCAAGGAGATCGCGCGTTTCCTGGGTCTCGATATTTCGGAAACGGTGGACCGATACTGCAGGGAGGTCCACATAAATGGGTTCAGACGGCTTTCCCTCAAGGAGAAACCCAATTTCGACTGTATCTTCTGGGAGAATGGAGGATGCAGCATCTACCGGGCACGTCCCATCCAGTGTCGAACCTACCCCTTTTGGGAAGAATACCTCGGAGATGAGGAGACGTGGAGATCGCTCGAGCTCTCCTGCCCGGGGGTGAACAAAGGAAGGCTGTACACCTTCGAGGAAATAGAGGAGCTGAAAAGAATACGCCGTGAGCACCCTCCGATCGTCCTGTGATTTCATGGTGAGATGCTGGGGGGTGAGAGGATCTCTTCCCACCCCTCTCGCCCCTGAAACCGTCAGGGAGAAGATAGCCGCCGTGATCTCTCGTGCCTCCTCCGAAGACATGCGCTCGATGGAGGC from Spirochaeta thermophila DSM 6192 includes these protein-coding regions:
- a CDS encoding flagellin, which gives rise to MIINHNISALFAHRQNKFNGIDMDKSMEKLSSGLRINRASDDASGLAVSEKMRSQIRGLRQAERNAADGISFIQTAEGYLQDIQDILQRLRELAVQAANGIYSDEDRMQIQVEVSQLVDEINRIASHAQFNGMNLLTGRFARETGENVVTASMWFHIGANMDQRERVYIGTMTAQGLGIQSTNGLPHTASFFTLGTPEDANRAIGLIDKALLKVNKQRADLGAYQNRLEYARKSLSIGAENLQAAESRIRDADMAAEMVEYVKKQILIQTSTAMLAQANQKPQSVLELLR
- a CDS encoding YkgJ family cysteine cluster protein, whose amino-acid sequence is METEFYRNGLRFSCVRCSRCCRHEPGYVFLSMDDLKEIARFLGLDISETVDRYCREVHINGFRRLSLKEKPNFDCIFWENGGCSIYRARPIQCRTYPFWEEYLGDEETWRSLELSCPGVNKGRLYTFEEIEELKRIRREHPPIVL
- a CDS encoding thiamine diphosphokinase is translated as MDVGIVCTGGLGPEKELVASLLSRTEDPDRIFVVAADSGLLLCREYGLTPHLFVGDLDSLPDRSVLHAFPRTEVRIFPRDKDYTDTELAIEALRERGVHRWFLLGGGGGRADQFLGIVSLCMRDFHPEVWLTHREEIRVLREGCRYRIDVQRGDVISLFPLSCGRCRAVTRGLRWPLDSLEWRPGDMGISNEAVDDVVEVIVMEGRYLWVRNLAPV
- the map gene encoding type I methionyl aminopeptidase — protein: MRKMRHLSYGPLKTPVEVTCIRRSCRFIEVLFRHIKPMVRPGVNMKELLHICELAMARKKVRPSLELDAGFPYPVSFCLNDVAAHGVPADYVLRDNDLLTIDITVALEGWHGDGAWTYISGKVDEEGRALVRAAWRCTMAGIRAAVAGGFVRDIGAAIEEEASRVGCSVIPDFAGHGIGRAYHEEPLIYHHGIPGTGLKIVPGMVFTIEPIVTFGRPEVFKDGTGGFRMRDGSKTAQFEHTVAVFPHHTEILTLGRRQYGDDLLKEDLFL
- a CDS encoding HIT family protein; protein product: MAYFFVFNKLGYVQSRTTDKGCILCHIAQHDGTVPELVLWEDETFMVSVNLYPYNPGHLLLFPRHHTEDIRDLTGEQQVRLIDLTRACLTLLDHTYHPSGYNVGFNMGLCAGASIPHLHQHIIPRFPNEIGIGELLGGNRILVEDPRRTLDRLKETAREKGLFPPPS
- a CDS encoding HAD family hydrolase, which encodes MDRVEGSLYSEGLYRRAEPVFHRYLTPLEPHPTDRDPILPESLPIKALLFDVYGTLFISGSGDIGVVQKQNPEHAMRRAMREAGFPLMEEDASYTSIFFSLIEKHHEARRREGILFPEVDILEIWKEFIETLIEEGRFEGESPSEEDLPLLAIRYELISNPVFPMPGAEELLSFLREAGFTLGIISNAQFYTPLLFRHFWNHFPPSLGFRSDLCIYSFLCGEAKPSRSLFEKARSLLETEGVDPDQVLYVGNDMRNDIAPAAEVGFRTALFAGDSRSLRTREEDPSCRGVVPDCVITDLRELLSPITATKGVPR
- a CDS encoding SPFH domain-containing protein, translated to MKKFIIVLVILLLIGGAIFYAGWIQFSLDEHEYGVIFTKTSGWASRVVAPGEFVWRWERLIPTNLTLHAYPVTTRATDIVVEGGLPSADLFSEILPTSAEFSYRLVVHLSYRLRPSYLPSLAREGILPDDLEDWYENQEVRIRDLTEETFSRVISDTSLDMDAFGPKLSERFREEMPAFELLTLSVDLERLPDLEIYRQARQLYEEILKAQAEARRAAVRERAFREEREKILLERMERYGKVLQEYPILIEYFKLDPSNPDPLGILEGLE